The following proteins are co-located in the Shouchella hunanensis genome:
- a CDS encoding helix-turn-helix domain-containing protein, which translates to MEFYQKLKKLRAQKGWSQEEFAEKLQVSRQAISKWENGQGFPETEKLVKMSRLFHVSLDYLLKEEDQSLGEQGTEEGYYASQEVVEAYLLNKRQGAKKIATGVAILIASVLLPMYFQHAFSYVLFIVVIASGVAILVWQGLSVKAYEELETQPLIFDDSFIQQFKQKSLAHRKKFGLLIVTGIVIIILSFGIPFLASDTSHADRDPLLALMPLIWAFAVYLFIIAGSAMDGERLVTHNKEYLKEYKEYEESTKHEWIHAVMWPLATVAFLAIGFIWDAWHPGWLVYLAAAVVTVAYTTWKSSKE; encoded by the coding sequence ATGGAATTTTATCAAAAACTAAAAAAATTGAGAGCTCAAAAAGGATGGTCTCAAGAGGAATTTGCTGAAAAGCTTCAAGTCTCGAGACAGGCAATCAGTAAATGGGAGAATGGTCAAGGGTTTCCAGAAACAGAAAAACTGGTGAAGATGAGTAGGTTATTTCACGTTTCCCTGGATTACCTATTAAAGGAGGAAGATCAATCTCTTGGAGAACAAGGAACGGAAGAAGGATACTATGCCAGTCAGGAAGTCGTGGAAGCCTATCTTCTAAATAAGAGGCAGGGTGCTAAGAAAATCGCAACTGGAGTGGCAATTCTTATAGCTTCGGTCTTATTACCGATGTATTTTCAACATGCGTTTAGCTATGTGTTGTTTATCGTAGTGATTGCTAGTGGAGTGGCTATCTTGGTATGGCAAGGGTTAAGTGTAAAAGCATATGAAGAACTCGAAACACAACCATTAATTTTTGATGATTCGTTTATTCAACAGTTTAAACAGAAAAGCTTGGCTCATCGTAAAAAGTTTGGACTCTTAATTGTCACCGGAATTGTCATCATCATATTAAGTTTTGGGATACCTTTTTTAGCTAGCGATACAAGTCATGCAGACAGAGATCCCCTCTTAGCATTAATGCCGTTAATATGGGCCTTTGCTGTGTATTTGTTTATTATTGCTGGTTCTGCAATGGACGGGGAGCGGTTGGTTACCCACAACAAAGAATACCTAAAGGAATATAAAGAATATGAGGAATCAACTAAACATGAGTGGATTCATGCGGTCATGTGGCCATTGGCAACGGTTGCTTTTTTGGCCATCGGTTTTATTTGGGATGCCTGGCATCCTGGATGGTTAGTATACTTGGCTGCAGCAGTTGTTACAGTCGCTTATACGACTTGGAAAAGTAGTAAAGAATGA
- a CDS encoding DinB family protein — MKKFHENLFKQLKTYREETLTSLNSVSAEEADIVPNGFHNNIRWNLGHLYLDQYVWIETLIKEKIPYPHAYHKWFGYGTNPSHFSTETPSYQELKELLRSQPDLIMERYKDRLEDVHPPIEMGMQTIEQVLIRTIFHEGIHFQTIHTISKHI, encoded by the coding sequence GTGAAAAAATTTCATGAAAATCTTTTTAAACAATTAAAGACTTACCGAGAAGAGACTCTAACTAGTTTAAACAGTGTAAGTGCAGAAGAGGCTGACATCGTACCCAATGGCTTTCATAATAATATTAGATGGAATTTGGGGCATCTTTACCTCGATCAATATGTGTGGATCGAGACATTAATAAAGGAAAAAATACCCTATCCACACGCTTATCATAAATGGTTTGGTTATGGGACAAATCCAAGTCATTTTTCTACTGAAACCCCTTCCTACCAAGAACTAAAAGAATTGCTTCGTTCGCAGCCAGATTTGATCATGGAAAGGTATAAAGATCGTCTAGAAGACGTTCATCCGCCTATTGAAATGGGCATGCAAACCATCGAACAAGTTTTAATTCGAACCATTTTTCATGAAGGAATACACTTTCAAACGATCCATACCATTTCCAAACACATTTAA